In the genome of Myxococcus stipitatus, one region contains:
- a CDS encoding bifunctional alpha,alpha-trehalose-phosphate synthase (UDP-forming)/trehalose-phosphatase, whose product MSRLLLVSNRLPVTVKVEKDSVAVVRSAGGLATGLRRPHERSGGLWIGWPGDVSRLSDAQRSRVEAQLAEQRCVPLHLTSSEVNRYYEGYSNRVLWPLCHYMLDRIPRQDRDWEVYRKVNERFADLVAKHYQPGDIIWVHDYQLMLVPGLLRQRLPEARIGYFHHIPFPSSEVFRTLPRRDELLKGLLGADLVGFHTVSYVRHFSGSLLRQLGLDTDVDCITWEGRQVRVGAFPMGIDADAFDTLAREVGVLEDVASVRRGAEGQRLLLGIDRLDYTKGIPRRLLAVQRLLEREPSWRGRLRFVQVAVPSRTQVEAYATYREQVNELVGRINGQYGTVQNVPVHYLFRSFNEKQLAGLYRAADVMLVTPVRDGMNLVAKEFCACRPDDDGVLVLSEFAGAADEMRGALVVNTYDIEATADAIEQALKMPETERRERMRGLRAQVKAHDVHWWVSHFLGRLQGLPTVSVNRAKEGAEALARMKSAEHLALMLDYDGTLVGFAPRPELAAPDDALQALLAKLVARPNTTVSVVSGRPRETLQAWFGTLPMGLHAEHGLWSRPAPGLPWKMLEGVTPEWKAAARPVLDEFSARIPGSFVEEKSASLAWHYRQVDPEFGAIQSRELRLKLAETFARQPVDILPGDKVVEVRPHGVHKGRVVDSVTRALAPGTLVVAMGDDRTDEDLFAAIPEDGITIHAGNKPTRATYRVSGPQEVRALLAALVEPSPE is encoded by the coding sequence ATGTCTCGACTCCTGCTCGTCTCCAATCGTCTCCCAGTCACCGTCAAGGTGGAGAAGGACAGCGTCGCCGTGGTGCGCAGCGCCGGAGGGCTGGCCACGGGGTTGCGTCGGCCGCACGAACGTTCCGGGGGGCTGTGGATAGGTTGGCCCGGGGATGTCTCCCGATTGTCGGATGCTCAACGAAGCCGCGTGGAAGCGCAGCTCGCCGAGCAGCGCTGCGTCCCGCTCCACCTCACCAGCAGCGAGGTGAACCGGTACTACGAGGGCTACTCGAACCGCGTGCTGTGGCCGCTGTGCCACTACATGCTGGACCGCATCCCCCGGCAGGACCGCGACTGGGAGGTGTACCGCAAGGTCAACGAGCGCTTCGCGGACCTGGTCGCGAAGCACTATCAACCGGGCGACATCATCTGGGTGCACGACTACCAGCTCATGCTGGTGCCGGGGCTGTTGCGACAGCGGCTGCCCGAGGCCCGCATCGGCTACTTCCACCACATCCCCTTCCCGTCGTCGGAGGTCTTCCGCACGCTGCCCCGGCGCGATGAGCTGCTGAAGGGGCTGCTCGGCGCGGACCTGGTGGGCTTCCACACGGTGAGCTACGTGCGGCACTTCTCGGGCTCGCTCCTGCGGCAGCTCGGGTTGGACACGGACGTGGACTGCATCACGTGGGAGGGGCGGCAGGTGCGCGTCGGCGCGTTCCCCATGGGCATCGACGCGGACGCCTTCGACACGCTCGCGCGAGAGGTGGGCGTCCTCGAGGACGTCGCCTCGGTGCGCCGCGGCGCGGAGGGACAGCGGCTCCTGTTGGGCATCGACCGGCTCGACTACACCAAGGGCATTCCGCGCAGGCTCCTCGCGGTGCAGCGGCTCCTGGAGCGCGAGCCCTCCTGGCGCGGCCGGCTGCGCTTCGTCCAGGTGGCCGTGCCCAGCCGCACGCAGGTGGAGGCGTACGCCACGTACCGCGAGCAGGTGAACGAGCTGGTGGGCCGCATCAATGGCCAGTACGGCACCGTGCAGAACGTGCCCGTGCATTACCTCTTCCGCTCCTTCAACGAGAAGCAGCTCGCGGGGCTGTACCGCGCGGCGGACGTGATGCTCGTCACCCCGGTGCGCGACGGGATGAACCTGGTGGCGAAGGAGTTCTGCGCCTGCCGCCCGGATGACGACGGCGTGCTGGTGCTGAGCGAGTTCGCCGGCGCCGCGGACGAGATGCGCGGGGCGCTCGTCGTCAACACGTACGACATCGAGGCCACCGCGGACGCCATCGAACAGGCGCTCAAGATGCCGGAGACCGAGCGCCGCGAGCGCATGCGCGGGCTGCGCGCGCAGGTGAAGGCCCACGACGTCCACTGGTGGGTGTCCCACTTCCTGGGCCGGCTCCAGGGCCTGCCGACCGTGTCCGTGAACCGGGCGAAGGAGGGCGCGGAGGCGCTGGCACGGATGAAGTCGGCCGAGCACCTGGCGCTGATGCTCGACTACGACGGGACGCTGGTGGGCTTCGCGCCCCGGCCGGAGCTGGCCGCGCCGGATGACGCGCTCCAGGCGCTCCTGGCGAAGCTGGTGGCCCGGCCGAACACGACGGTGAGCGTGGTCAGCGGCAGGCCGCGCGAGACGCTGCAGGCGTGGTTCGGCACCCTGCCCATGGGGCTCCACGCGGAGCACGGCCTGTGGTCGCGTCCGGCTCCAGGCCTGCCGTGGAAGATGCTGGAGGGCGTGACGCCGGAGTGGAAGGCCGCGGCGCGGCCGGTGCTCGACGAGTTCTCCGCGCGCATCCCCGGCTCGTTCGTGGAGGAGAAGTCCGCGTCGCTCGCGTGGCACTACCGGCAGGTGGACCCCGAGTTCGGCGCGATCCAGTCCCGCGAGCTGCGGCTGAAGCTGGCGGAGACCTTCGCGCGGCAGCCGGTGGACATCCTCCCGGGCGACAAGGTGGTGGAGGTGCGGCCCCACGGGGTGCACAAGGGCCGGGTGGTGGACTCGGTGACGCGGGCGCTGGCGCCGGGGACGCTGGTGGTGGCCATGGGGGATGACCGCACGGACGAGGACCTGTTCGCGGCCATCCCCGAGGACGGCATCACCATCCATGCGGGCAACAAGCCCACGCGGGCCACCTACCGCGTCAGTGGCCCCCAGGAAGTGCGCGCGCTGCTGGCCGCGCTGGTGGAGCCCTCGCCGGAATAA
- a CDS encoding serine hydrolase domain-containing protein, whose protein sequence is MDIPRRGLRVGAAVLVVSFSGTGCGLGDEAVNQDLESGERALEQGRSPLAPLNREALRQALSGLPDSAVTAAQVRIEGSAGRWLGSSGVADVLSGAPVPKNARFRIGSITKTFTATVVLQLAAERRVDLDRPVQHYLPGLLPLDYGPVTVRQLLNHTHGLPGVPLPTKDPEWFFENRFRRFTPRELVSLALEQERRFEPGTRQEYGNIGSLVAGLLIEKVTGRPYGHAVRERILLPLELADTSVPGNDPTIPGPHVRGYEAVTQGDGTVRLVDVTEANQSIPWAAGEMISTTADLDTFLCALFRGRLLPPEQLEEMFTVPDVPFAGGGRAMYSAGLMRIPVNGLTLWGKSGDRHGYNNGMGATRDLRRRLVYSVNTLHMGQERPAIADRIVSTAFVTRGPVQ, encoded by the coding sequence ATGGACATCCCGCGTCGTGGGTTGCGGGTAGGGGCAGCGGTGCTGGTGGTGAGCTTCTCGGGGACGGGCTGCGGTCTTGGTGACGAGGCCGTCAACCAGGACCTGGAGTCCGGCGAGCGGGCGTTGGAGCAGGGCCGCTCACCCCTGGCGCCGCTCAACCGCGAGGCCCTGCGACAGGCCCTCTCGGGACTGCCGGACTCGGCGGTGACCGCGGCGCAGGTCCGCATCGAGGGCTCCGCGGGCCGCTGGCTGGGCAGCTCCGGCGTGGCGGACGTCCTCTCGGGAGCGCCCGTGCCCAAGAACGCGCGCTTCCGCATCGGCAGCATCACCAAGACCTTCACCGCCACCGTGGTGTTGCAGCTCGCCGCCGAGCGGCGCGTGGACCTGGACCGGCCGGTGCAACACTACCTGCCGGGACTGTTGCCATTGGATTACGGCCCCGTCACGGTGCGCCAGCTCCTCAATCACACGCACGGCCTGCCGGGAGTGCCGCTGCCGACGAAGGACCCCGAGTGGTTCTTCGAGAACCGCTTCCGCCGCTTCACGCCCCGGGAGCTGGTGTCGCTGGCGCTGGAGCAGGAGCGGCGCTTCGAGCCGGGCACGCGGCAGGAGTACGGCAACATCGGCTCTCTCGTCGCGGGGCTGCTCATCGAGAAGGTGACGGGCCGGCCCTATGGCCACGCGGTGCGCGAGCGCATCCTCCTCCCGCTGGAGCTGGCCGACACGTCCGTGCCGGGCAATGACCCCACGATTCCGGGCCCCCACGTCCGAGGCTACGAGGCCGTCACCCAGGGCGACGGCACGGTGCGCCTCGTCGACGTCACGGAGGCGAACCAGTCCATCCCCTGGGCCGCGGGGGAGATGATTTCGACCACCGCCGACCTGGACACCTTCCTCTGCGCGCTCTTCCGGGGGCGGCTGCTGCCCCCCGAGCAGCTCGAGGAGATGTTCACCGTGCCGGACGTGCCCTTCGCGGGTGGAGGCCGCGCGATGTACAGCGCGGGCCTGATGCGCATCCCCGTCAACGGACTCACGCTGTGGGGCAAGAGCGGGGACCGGCACGGCTACAACAACGGCATGGGCGCGACGCGGGACTTGCGCCGGCGCCTGGTCTACTCGGTGAACACGCTGCACATGGGGCAGGAGCGGCCGGCCATCGCCGACCGCATCGTCTCCACCGCCTTCGTGACGCGGGGGCCTGTCCAGTGA
- a CDS encoding SgcJ/EcaC family oxidoreductase: MIRSVPTRLAMACSLLLLPLACAHVDHARDEKDIRQLVDAQTEAWNRHDAVAWSKDFSADADFINIAGTVFEGQQQIETRHAHVFEALFKNSHSTVTVRRVSFPVADIALVDTTHEVTGHSGLPPGVQDTEPGLLRTQMRYVMKRENGGWRIVGGHNTDVKPKPPPKP, translated from the coding sequence GTGATTCGCAGTGTTCCCACCCGGTTGGCCATGGCGTGCTCGCTTCTGCTCCTGCCCCTGGCCTGTGCGCACGTGGACCATGCGCGGGACGAGAAGGACATCCGGCAGCTCGTGGACGCCCAGACGGAGGCGTGGAACCGCCACGACGCGGTGGCGTGGTCGAAGGACTTCTCGGCCGACGCGGACTTCATCAACATCGCGGGGACGGTGTTCGAGGGGCAGCAGCAAATCGAGACGCGCCACGCGCACGTCTTCGAGGCGCTCTTCAAGAACAGCCACAGCACCGTCACGGTGCGGCGGGTGTCGTTCCCGGTCGCGGACATCGCCTTGGTCGACACGACGCATGAGGTGACGGGGCACAGCGGCCTGCCGCCGGGAGTGCAGGACACGGAGCCTGGACTCCTGCGCACGCAGATGCGCTACGTGATGAAGCGCGAGAACGGAGGCTGGCGCATCGTCGGTGGGCACAACACCGACGTGAAGCCGAAGCCTCCGCCCAAGCCGTAG
- a CDS encoding sigma-54 dependent transcriptional regulator: MKPGPRILVVDDDPGVLKALRGLLSDEGFTPIEARSTAEASRILDAPEGLPTVMLLDLRMPAETGLEFLARLPRPLPVPVVVLSGEASPSEAAQALKLGATDFVEKPPSPERLVTALRNAMALGSLQEERERLLDALARPGHLVGDSPSMNTLRQLIARVGPSDAAVLITGETGTGKERVARALHLASGRKGRLVAVNCAAIPSTLLESELFGHEKGAFSGAVSRRAGRIEQAHGGTLLLDEIGDMPLELQAKLLRVLETREVERLGGSVPVPVDARVLAATHQELARAVKEGRFRQDLFFRLNVMPLHIPPLRERLDDLLPLARAFAAEFAGPDVPLVLAPGADIALRAYSWPGNVRELRNVIERLNLLRAGGPMSLGPEAVSSPLAPAQAPRPKLGDKNYREHVEDFERELIRAALAEGESIAGAARLLQVDRGNLYRRIKALGLPVT, encoded by the coding sequence ATGAAGCCCGGTCCACGAATCCTCGTCGTCGACGACGACCCCGGTGTCCTCAAGGCCCTGCGCGGACTGCTGAGTGACGAGGGCTTCACGCCCATCGAAGCTCGCTCCACCGCCGAAGCCTCGCGCATCCTCGACGCGCCCGAGGGGCTCCCCACCGTGATGCTCCTCGACCTGCGCATGCCCGCGGAGACAGGACTGGAGTTCCTCGCGCGGCTGCCTCGCCCGCTGCCCGTGCCCGTGGTGGTGCTGTCGGGCGAAGCTTCCCCCTCCGAGGCCGCGCAGGCCCTGAAGCTGGGAGCAACGGACTTCGTCGAGAAGCCTCCCTCTCCCGAGCGACTCGTCACCGCGCTTCGCAACGCGATGGCGCTCGGCTCGCTCCAAGAGGAGCGCGAGCGACTGCTGGATGCCCTCGCCCGCCCCGGACATCTCGTGGGCGACAGCCCGTCGATGAACACGCTGCGGCAGCTCATCGCCCGCGTGGGGCCCAGTGACGCGGCGGTGCTCATCACCGGCGAGACAGGCACGGGCAAGGAGCGCGTCGCACGCGCGCTGCATCTGGCCTCCGGACGCAAGGGCCGGCTCGTCGCGGTCAACTGCGCGGCCATCCCTTCCACGCTGCTCGAGAGCGAGCTGTTCGGCCATGAGAAGGGCGCGTTCTCCGGCGCGGTGAGCCGACGCGCGGGACGCATCGAGCAGGCCCACGGCGGCACGCTGCTGCTCGACGAGATTGGCGACATGCCGCTGGAGCTCCAGGCCAAGCTCTTGCGCGTGCTGGAGACACGAGAGGTGGAGCGGCTCGGCGGCTCCGTACCCGTGCCCGTCGACGCTCGCGTCCTCGCTGCGACACATCAGGAACTGGCCCGTGCGGTGAAGGAGGGACGCTTCCGTCAGGACCTCTTCTTCCGCCTCAACGTGATGCCGCTGCACATCCCCCCGCTCCGCGAGCGGCTGGACGACCTGCTCCCCTTGGCGCGAGCCTTCGCGGCGGAGTTCGCGGGGCCCGACGTCCCACTCGTCCTGGCGCCCGGTGCGGACATCGCGCTGCGCGCCTACTCATGGCCCGGCAACGTGCGGGAGCTGCGAAATGTCATCGAGCGGCTCAACCTGCTGCGCGCGGGCGGCCCGATGTCCCTGGGGCCCGAGGCGGTCTCCAGTCCCCTGGCCCCCGCACAAGCCCCTCGCCCCAAGCTGGGAGACAAGAACTACCGCGAGCACGTCGAGGACTTCGAGCGGGAGCTCATCCGCGCGGCCCTCGCGGAAGGCGAGAGCATCGCCGGCGCCGCACGACTGCTCCAGGTGGACCGGGGCAATCTCTATCGGCGCATCAAGGCGCTCGGGCTTCCAGTGACGTGA
- a CDS encoding sensor histidine kinase, giving the protein MSTTPPPPRFRYRLLAVMLLVGLLPLVLLGVVAHVALERMLSVSVAPVEAVLDEVSSDLEKRGLSRDSLDEVRLHLAQAELTRRALVRRVPMFIAVLVFISGGVLAVAAMLLGRTLTRPVTVLTEGMWAYARGDLAVRLPVSAPARDEFEFLLGQFNRMGQELVAQRERLKSAEQIAAWQDVARALAHELKNPLTAMKLSLARLQRADTGSPADAVRVSESVALLQEEVELLMRMTQSFSTFARLPSPRFQDVPLRPLLSEICVLYAQTSPVPVELLPGPEVSLQADPDGLRRLFGNLVKNAAEASAEGALPVRVSAEPLEGGGVRVSVVDGGNGIPSVLEGAALTRGLFSTKPEGSGLGLPISQKITHEHGGSLRLEPAPGGGTLARVELPLRPPSAPVTTT; this is encoded by the coding sequence ATGTCCACCACGCCCCCTCCTCCCCGCTTCCGCTACCGGCTGCTGGCGGTCATGTTGCTGGTGGGCCTGTTGCCGCTGGTGCTGCTAGGGGTGGTGGCCCACGTCGCGCTGGAGCGGATGCTGTCGGTCTCGGTGGCGCCCGTGGAGGCGGTGCTCGACGAGGTGTCCTCGGACCTGGAGAAGCGGGGGCTGTCGCGGGACTCGCTGGACGAGGTGCGGCTCCATCTGGCGCAGGCGGAGCTGACGCGCAGGGCGCTGGTGCGCCGGGTGCCCATGTTCATCGCGGTGCTCGTGTTCATCTCGGGCGGAGTGCTGGCGGTGGCCGCCATGCTGCTTGGCCGCACGCTCACGCGCCCCGTCACGGTGCTCACGGAAGGCATGTGGGCCTATGCGCGAGGGGACCTCGCCGTGCGGCTGCCGGTCTCGGCGCCAGCGCGCGATGAGTTCGAGTTCCTGCTGGGTCAGTTCAATCGCATGGGTCAGGAGCTGGTCGCGCAGCGCGAGCGGCTCAAGTCCGCCGAGCAGATTGCCGCGTGGCAGGACGTGGCTCGGGCGCTGGCCCATGAGCTGAAGAATCCGCTCACCGCGATGAAGCTCTCGCTGGCTCGGCTCCAGCGCGCGGACACGGGGTCGCCCGCGGATGCCGTGCGGGTCAGCGAGTCGGTGGCGTTGCTGCAAGAGGAGGTCGAGCTGCTGATGCGCATGACGCAGAGCTTCTCCACCTTCGCGCGGCTGCCGTCACCGAGGTTCCAGGACGTCCCGCTGCGCCCGCTGCTCTCGGAGATTTGTGTGTTGTACGCGCAGACGTCCCCTGTGCCCGTGGAGCTGCTGCCCGGCCCCGAGGTGTCGCTGCAAGCGGACCCGGATGGACTGCGCAGGTTGTTCGGCAACCTCGTGAAGAACGCGGCCGAGGCTTCGGCCGAGGGGGCGCTTCCCGTGCGTGTCTCAGCGGAGCCGCTGGAGGGGGGCGGCGTGCGTGTCTCCGTGGTGGATGGAGGCAACGGCATCCCTTCGGTGCTGGAGGGTGCGGCGCTCACGCGAGGATTGTTCAGCACGAAGCCCGAGGGCAGCGGGCTCGGGCTGCCCATCTCGCAGAAGATCACCCACGAGCACGGGGGCTCGCTCCGGCTGGAGCCCGCGCCCGGTGGCGGTACGCTCGCGCGAGTGGAGCTGCCGCTTCGTCCTCCTTCCGCGCCTGTGACGACCACATGA
- a CDS encoding RidA family protein yields the protein MTTHGRMTPGAQAPGGGYVHSYEVVTPARLLHISGQIPTRADGTVPDTFDAQCRQVWANIEAVLAASGLGLRHLVKVTTFLSRREHRDANSAIRREVLGGHEPALTVIITGIYDEAWLLEIEAIAAAPL from the coding sequence TTGACGACGCACGGGCGCATGACTCCGGGAGCCCAGGCCCCCGGAGGCGGTTACGTCCACTCGTACGAAGTGGTGACGCCCGCGCGGCTCCTCCACATCAGCGGGCAGATTCCCACCCGGGCCGATGGCACCGTGCCCGACACCTTCGACGCTCAATGCCGTCAGGTCTGGGCGAACATCGAAGCCGTCCTCGCCGCGTCCGGACTGGGGCTCCGCCACCTGGTGAAGGTGACCACCTTCCTGAGCCGCCGCGAGCACCGCGACGCGAACAGCGCCATCCGCCGCGAGGTCCTCGGCGGCCATGAGCCCGCGCTGACGGTCATCATCACCGGCATCTACGACGAGGCGTGGCTGCTCGAAATCGAGGCCATCGCCGCCGCGCCCCTGTGA
- a CDS encoding DUF3857 domain-containing protein — MSRFTWLAAVFVLTCPLWAQARPAADETARTYAAEAMKQAASPRAAASLLRLHSLVDEVEDLTPLVSTYAYVASRRQFDANTRATAQLLLLDTERARGRLVRANEVKQSMGFVGDYFVVGGFDNEGKSGCDTDFGPESPTLDLTASFPGAKGRQVSWHKLTANTADGYVDLASSVRPNREAVAYAVTWLESSQETRVALGLGTSGAFRLWVNGQLAAKEDRYNLPRPDQSRVSVKLRKGLNRVLLKVCQENGPLGFYLRQESPSVRATLPAKVPAVERGAAPAPQVLPTLTSALRALVEKKPDDPQLRADYARVLGFYRGFDDREHTATVEAALAAEQAPKDARLQLLAASLQRDDLNERRRFIEAAIAADPTLSDARVALADHELERGHPERVLELVAPVLEKTPDDAPARLVLARAYEALGERPRAQALVEEAFRYQPRLPRVVRSAAQVSRQLGRDREAMDRMRVVLALRFDDTGTRRSLAALLADTGQVEAAEREYAQLVTLNPFDNGARVRLAELKASNGAVEAAVALFREARELSPDEPEVYEREGRALLAAGRREPALASFERSLVLRPQNPGLKEALRALKGEGTGAGMQHLVDARPLAKEAEAYVHEDAVYLVDNTYVHVQKSGLSSRMTQMVVKVQNARGVDAFRTMPITYSPDRQEVRVLRARVTKLDGSVVESYGENDRNINEPWTGMYYDARAKVLSFPSLAVGDTLEVTYRLDDTAQENLLSDYWGDVESVQGVYPKLRFQYLVEMPKERPLYWNKSRQGGVESAQESLESGRVLYRWNAKHVAKVVPEPGMPGWAEVAQNLHVSTYQTWDQVGRYWWGLVRDQLQPNAELRQTVDQVLQGVDRKNELAVVRAIYNFVVTNTRYVALEFGIHGFKPYRVDRVLARRFGDCKDKASLIHSMLRVAGVDSRLVLLRMRNLGALDAEPASLAAFNHAIAYVPKFDLYLDGTAEFHGAKELPSADRVANVLVVEPDGKSTFLTTPEAKAEDNATNLKMSVTLRPDGSAQVTGKSSVSGQTAPEYRRAYRPEATRKSTFERAWAQSFPGLTVNEVTLSDTTRLDDDVAMDFQMSIPRYSEVLPNGVRFLPFGTGRTYQQAFAPLAERRFDLVMQSPWVNTFHLTYALPAGWSVTELPQAVDESTPFGRLRMNFRVEDGKLIADGEVMLSVARVKAEEYPAFRDFLGRVDRAFGRRVAIQGPTGRTASLTR, encoded by the coding sequence ATGTCCCGCTTCACATGGCTGGCCGCAGTCTTCGTGCTCACCTGTCCCCTGTGGGCACAGGCGCGGCCCGCGGCGGACGAAACGGCCCGGACCTATGCGGCCGAGGCGATGAAGCAGGCCGCCTCTCCTCGCGCCGCCGCGAGCCTCCTGCGACTCCACTCCCTGGTCGACGAGGTCGAGGACCTCACGCCCCTGGTGAGCACCTACGCCTACGTGGCCTCCCGCCGGCAGTTCGACGCGAACACCCGGGCCACCGCGCAGCTGCTCCTGCTCGACACCGAGCGCGCCCGAGGCCGCCTGGTGCGCGCCAACGAAGTGAAGCAGTCCATGGGCTTCGTCGGCGACTACTTCGTCGTCGGCGGCTTCGACAACGAGGGCAAGTCCGGCTGTGACACCGACTTCGGCCCGGAGAGCCCCACCCTGGACCTCACCGCCAGCTTCCCCGGCGCCAAGGGCCGCCAGGTGTCCTGGCACAAGCTCACCGCGAACACCGCGGATGGCTACGTGGACCTCGCCAGCTCCGTGCGCCCCAACCGCGAGGCCGTGGCCTACGCCGTCACCTGGCTGGAGTCCTCGCAGGAGACGCGCGTGGCCCTGGGCCTGGGCACCTCCGGCGCCTTCCGCCTGTGGGTGAACGGGCAGCTCGCCGCGAAGGAGGACCGCTACAACCTGCCGCGCCCGGACCAGTCCCGCGTGTCCGTGAAGCTGCGCAAGGGCCTCAACCGCGTGCTCCTCAAGGTGTGCCAGGAGAACGGCCCGCTGGGCTTCTACCTGCGCCAGGAGTCCCCCTCCGTCCGCGCCACCCTGCCCGCCAAGGTGCCCGCCGTGGAGCGCGGCGCCGCCCCCGCGCCCCAGGTGCTGCCCACGCTCACCTCCGCGCTGCGCGCCCTGGTGGAGAAGAAGCCGGATGACCCGCAGCTGCGCGCCGACTACGCGCGGGTCCTCGGCTTCTACCGGGGCTTCGACGACCGCGAGCACACCGCCACCGTGGAGGCCGCGCTCGCCGCGGAGCAGGCGCCCAAGGACGCGCGCCTGCAGCTGCTCGCCGCCAGCCTCCAGCGCGATGACCTGAACGAGCGCCGCCGCTTCATCGAGGCCGCCATCGCCGCGGACCCCACGCTGTCCGACGCCCGCGTCGCCCTGGCGGACCACGAGCTGGAGCGCGGCCACCCCGAGCGCGTGCTGGAGCTCGTGGCCCCCGTGCTGGAGAAGACGCCGGACGACGCCCCCGCGCGGCTGGTGCTCGCGCGCGCGTACGAGGCCCTGGGCGAGCGTCCCCGCGCGCAGGCCCTCGTCGAGGAGGCGTTCCGCTATCAGCCCCGGCTGCCGCGCGTGGTGCGCTCGGCCGCGCAGGTGTCGCGCCAGCTGGGCCGCGACCGCGAGGCCATGGACCGCATGCGCGTGGTGCTGGCCCTGCGCTTCGACGACACCGGCACGCGCCGCTCGCTGGCCGCGCTGCTCGCGGACACCGGCCAGGTGGAGGCCGCCGAGCGCGAGTACGCGCAGCTCGTCACCCTCAACCCGTTCGACAACGGCGCGCGCGTGAGGCTGGCGGAGCTCAAGGCCAGCAACGGCGCGGTGGAGGCCGCCGTGGCCCTCTTCCGCGAGGCCCGCGAGCTGTCTCCGGACGAGCCGGAGGTCTATGAGCGCGAGGGCCGCGCCCTGCTCGCCGCGGGCCGCCGCGAGCCCGCGCTGGCCTCCTTCGAGCGCTCGCTGGTGCTGCGTCCGCAGAACCCCGGCCTGAAGGAAGCCCTGCGCGCCCTCAAGGGCGAGGGCACCGGCGCCGGCATGCAGCACCTGGTGGACGCCAGGCCCCTGGCCAAGGAGGCCGAGGCCTACGTGCACGAGGACGCCGTCTACCTGGTCGACAACACCTACGTGCACGTCCAGAAGAGCGGCCTGTCCAGCCGCATGACGCAGATGGTGGTGAAGGTGCAGAACGCGCGCGGCGTGGACGCGTTCCGCACCATGCCCATCACCTACTCGCCGGACCGCCAGGAGGTGCGCGTGCTGCGCGCCCGGGTGACGAAGCTGGATGGCTCCGTGGTGGAGAGCTACGGCGAGAACGACCGCAACATCAACGAGCCGTGGACGGGCATGTACTACGACGCCCGCGCCAAGGTGCTCTCGTTCCCGTCCCTGGCCGTGGGCGACACGCTGGAGGTGACGTACCGGCTGGACGACACCGCGCAGGAGAACCTGCTGTCGGACTACTGGGGTGACGTGGAGAGCGTGCAGGGCGTCTATCCCAAGCTGCGCTTCCAGTACCTGGTGGAGATGCCCAAGGAGCGCCCGCTGTACTGGAACAAGAGCCGCCAGGGCGGCGTGGAGAGCGCGCAGGAGTCGCTGGAGAGCGGGCGCGTGCTCTACCGCTGGAACGCGAAGCACGTGGCCAAGGTGGTGCCGGAGCCGGGCATGCCGGGCTGGGCGGAGGTCGCGCAGAACCTCCACGTCTCCACGTACCAGACGTGGGACCAGGTCGGCCGCTACTGGTGGGGCCTGGTGCGCGACCAACTCCAGCCCAACGCGGAGCTGCGCCAGACGGTGGACCAGGTGCTCCAGGGCGTGGACCGGAAGAACGAGCTGGCGGTGGTGCGCGCCATCTACAACTTCGTCGTCACCAACACGCGCTATGTCGCGCTGGAGTTCGGCATCCACGGCTTCAAGCCCTACCGCGTCGACCGGGTGCTCGCGCGGCGCTTCGGCGACTGCAAGGACAAGGCGAGCCTCATCCACTCCATGCTGCGCGTCGCGGGCGTGGACAGCCGGCTGGTGCTGCTGCGCATGCGCAACCTGGGCGCGCTGGACGCGGAGCCCGCGAGCCTCGCGGCCTTCAACCACGCGATTGCGTATGTCCCCAAGTTCGATTTGTACCTGGATGGCACCGCGGAGTTCCACGGCGCCAAGGAGCTGCCCAGCGCGGACCGCGTGGCCAACGTCCTGGTGGTCGAACCGGACGGCAAGAGCACCTTCCTCACCACGCCGGAGGCCAAGGCGGAGGACAACGCCACCAACCTGAAGATGAGCGTCACGCTGCGCCCCGACGGCAGCGCGCAGGTGACGGGCAAGAGCTCGGTGAGCGGCCAGACGGCGCCGGAGTACCGCCGCGCCTACCGCCCGGAGGCCACGCGCAAGTCCACCTTCGAGCGCGCGTGGGCGCAGAGCTTCCCCGGGCTCACCGTGAACGAGGTGACGCTGAGCGACACCACGCGGCTGGACGACGACGTGGCGATGGACTTCCAGATGAGCATCCCGCGCTACTCGGAGGTGCTGCCCAACGGCGTGCGCTTCCTGCCCTTCGGCACGGGCCGCACCTACCAGCAGGCCTTCGCGCCGCTGGCCGAGCGCCGCTTCGACCTGGTGATGCAGAGCCCGTGGGTGAACACGTTCCACCTCACCTACGCGCTGCCCGCGGGCTGGTCCGTGACGGAGCTGCCCCAGGCGGTGGATGAGTCCACGCCCTTCGGCCGCCTCCGCATGAACTTCCGCGTGGAGGACGGCAAGCTCATCGCCGACGGAGAGGTGATGCTCTCCGTGGCCCGGGTGAAGGCGGAGGAATATCCCGCGTTCAGGGACTTCCTCGGCCGGGTGGACCGCGCCTTCGGGCGCCGGGTCGCCATCCAGGGCCCCACCGGCCGCACCGCGTCGCTCACGCGGTAG